The following coding sequences lie in one Marinihelvus fidelis genomic window:
- a CDS encoding bifunctional sulfate adenylyltransferase/adenylylsulfate kinase, whose translation MGAFKEPHGGELKELYLPEHLADEEKIKAKDYPSWDLTPRQLCDLDLLLNGAFSPLEGFLNKADYESVRDGMRLVNGVLWPMPITLDVNEDFAGSVAEGDTIALRDAEGVLIATLEIEDIWAPNKEEEAEKVFGTTDDTHPAVNYLFHKAGSHYIGGKLRGVEVPTFYDFKLLRDTPAELRGKFRKLGWRKVVAFQTRNPLHRAHQELTFRAARECEANLLIQPVVGMTKPGDIDHFTRVRCYEHVLEQYPEQTTTLSLLNLAMRMAGPREAIWHALIRKNYGCTHFIVGRDHAGPGNDRDGNPFYGPYDAQDLFKEFEEEMDITMVPFKLMVYVENKAEYMPADETGPTDKVLNLSGTEFRRRLAEGLDIPEWFSYPKVVEELRRAHPPKHKQGFTIFFTGLSGSGKSTIANALMVKLLEDGSRPVTLLDGDVVRKNLSSELTFSEEHRNLNIQRIGYVASEITKNRGIAICAPIAPYAKMRRQVREAIEPLGGFLEVHVATPIEVCEERDRKGLYAKARAGIIKGFTGIDDPYEVPENAEIVIDTSELSPDLAAHRILITLEKHGYLK comes from the coding sequence ATGGGTGCTTTCAAGGAGCCGCACGGCGGCGAACTCAAGGAACTCTACCTGCCGGAACACCTGGCGGACGAAGAGAAAATCAAGGCCAAGGACTACCCGTCCTGGGACCTGACCCCGCGCCAGCTGTGTGACCTGGACCTGCTGCTGAACGGCGCGTTCTCACCGCTGGAAGGCTTCCTGAACAAGGCCGACTACGAGTCCGTCCGCGACGGCATGCGCCTGGTCAACGGCGTACTGTGGCCGATGCCCATCACGCTGGACGTCAATGAAGACTTCGCCGGCAGTGTTGCCGAAGGCGACACCATCGCCCTGCGTGACGCCGAGGGCGTGCTGATCGCCACGCTGGAAATCGAAGACATCTGGGCCCCGAACAAGGAAGAAGAGGCCGAAAAGGTCTTCGGCACCACCGACGACACCCACCCGGCAGTCAACTACCTGTTCCACAAGGCCGGCAGCCACTACATCGGCGGCAAGCTGCGTGGCGTGGAAGTCCCCACGTTCTACGACTTCAAGCTGCTGCGTGACACCCCGGCCGAGCTGCGCGGCAAGTTCCGCAAGCTGGGCTGGCGCAAGGTTGTGGCCTTCCAGACCCGCAACCCGCTGCACCGCGCCCACCAGGAACTGACCTTCCGTGCCGCGCGCGAATGCGAAGCCAACCTGCTGATCCAGCCGGTGGTGGGCATGACCAAGCCCGGTGACATCGACCACTTCACCCGCGTGCGCTGCTACGAGCACGTACTGGAGCAGTACCCGGAACAGACCACCACGCTGAGCCTGCTGAACCTGGCCATGCGCATGGCCGGCCCGCGCGAGGCCATCTGGCACGCGCTGATCCGCAAGAACTACGGCTGCACGCACTTCATCGTCGGCCGCGACCACGCCGGCCCGGGCAACGACCGTGACGGCAACCCGTTCTACGGCCCCTACGACGCCCAGGATCTCTTCAAGGAATTTGAAGAGGAAATGGACATCACCATGGTGCCGTTCAAGCTGATGGTCTACGTGGAAAACAAGGCCGAGTACATGCCGGCCGACGAAACCGGCCCGACCGACAAGGTTCTGAACCTGTCCGGCACCGAGTTCCGTCGTCGCCTGGCCGAGGGCCTGGATATCCCGGAATGGTTCTCCTACCCGAAAGTGGTCGAAGAACTGCGCCGCGCGCATCCGCCGAAGCACAAGCAGGGCTTCACCATTTTCTTCACGGGTCTTTCCGGTTCCGGCAAGTCCACCATCGCCAACGCGCTGATGGTCAAGCTGCTGGAAGACGGCTCACGCCCGGTGACGCTGCTCGACGGTGACGTGGTGCGCAAGAACCTGTCCTCTGAGCTGACATTCTCGGAAGAGCACCGCAACCTGAACATCCAGCGCATCGGTTATGTCGCCAGCGAGATCACCAAGAACCGCGGCATCGCCATCTGCGCGCCGATCGCGCCGTACGCCAAGATGCGTCGCCAGGTTCGCGAAGCCATCGAGCCGCTGGGCGGCTTCCTGGAAGTGCACGTGGCGACCCCGATCGAGGTCTGCGAGGAGCGTGACCGCAAGGGCCTGTACGCCAAGGCGCGCGCCGGCATCATCAAGGGCTTCACCGGCATCGACGACCCGTACGAAGTGCCGGAGAACGCGGAGATCGTCATCGACACCTCCGAGCTGAGCCCGGACCTGGCCGCGCACCGCATTCTCATTACCCTCGAGAAGCACGGCTACCTGAAATAA
- a CDS encoding serine/threonine-protein kinase produces MDANTQDAQGTGISAAEAGLNLPADIELLEKLGGSKLTTVWRARHQGEDVVVKAYSDKAAAAWRKKLDKNIGVFEMLQNRAFRHQPELVNYTAKPIRVIGQDGKHSLCFLQEYIDGVSLEEVARTEKGLPGAVIRTGETIARVCEEKGIKGVDQFMADVIVRRQGDNWIPVIHDFKHIPEEPRKKSATSPLFAKLGFGSRPGAATGFMKDWLNISRRFSNG; encoded by the coding sequence ATGGACGCGAACACCCAAGACGCTCAGGGAACGGGCATCTCGGCCGCCGAGGCCGGCCTGAACCTTCCCGCAGATATCGAACTCCTGGAAAAACTGGGCGGCTCAAAGCTGACCACGGTCTGGCGCGCCCGCCACCAGGGTGAAGACGTGGTCGTCAAGGCTTACAGCGACAAGGCCGCCGCGGCCTGGCGCAAGAAGCTCGACAAGAACATCGGTGTCTTCGAAATGCTGCAGAACCGGGCTTTCCGGCACCAGCCCGAGCTGGTGAACTACACGGCCAAACCCATCCGGGTGATCGGCCAGGACGGTAAACACTCACTGTGTTTCCTGCAGGAGTACATCGACGGCGTGAGCCTGGAAGAAGTGGCCCGCACCGAGAAGGGACTGCCCGGCGCAGTCATCCGCACCGGCGAGACCATCGCCCGGGTCTGCGAGGAAAAAGGCATCAAGGGTGTCGACCAGTTCATGGCCGACGTGATCGTCCGGCGGCAGGGTGATAACTGGATCCCCGTGATTCACGACTTCAAGCATATCCCCGAAGAACCACGCAAAAAGTCTGCAACTTCACCACTGTTCGCCAAACTTGGCTTTGGCAGCCGCCCCGGCGCCGCGACCGGGTTCATGAAGGACTGGCTCAACATCAGCCGCCGGTTTTCCAACGGCTGA
- a CDS encoding efflux RND transporter permease subunit: MISTTFIKRPKLAMVIAVVTVMCGLIAIPLLPVGEFPNITPPQVTVSASYPGANAQTVIDAVAGPIEQEVNGVENMIYMQSTASNSGNYSLSVTFEYGTDPDLAQVNVQNRVDQALRLLPEEVSQGGVRVQKQSTDMLMVINVFSPEGTLTPEFISNYSKINVSDVLARINGISAANNLGSLDFAMRVWLNPDRMASLGLATEDVVAAIREQNLVVAAGQVGAPPAPKGQQFQYTITTRGRLASVEEFEQIVVRAGGEARIVYLKDIARIELGAQSYAAVGELDGQSAAVIAVYKLPEANALAVADDIRSKLDELSQTFPEDLDYAVLYDTTRYVSISIKEVVVTLLQAVALVILVVFLFLGNWRATLVPAVTIPVSLIGTFAVLLAMGMSINTVSLFGLILAIGVVVDDAIIVIENVERHIAEGKSAFDAAMISMKEVTGPIVATTLVLFAVFVPVTLMPGISGSLYRQFAITILVAVFISSINALTLSPALSALILKHREEPKGFLGAVARLIDRTTHRYRSIVDISVRRLGLTIAVYLVLVGGIVWMLTTLPSGFVPDEDKGAFMVDIQLPDAASLERTGGVVERVSEILEGDPEVQHVIAVKGYSLLKGVAASNGAMAIVVLRDWEQRPRADQSQAAVANRMRGRLLAIPDAMVTVFSPPALPGVGAVSGVDYRLLDQLGRPASDLAGVAGTIVTQANQAPEIGMAFSTFRAGIPLIEVEADRVKAKDQGIALANLYGTLQAMLGSLYVNDFNLYGRTFRVMIQADAEFRDEENDISRIFVRNNDGEMVPLSTLVSTDYTIGPETLNRYNLFNSVTINAMPAPGYSESDVIGALERISASALPSGYTYDWSGMTFQSLEAGNLAPIIFSLALVFVYLFLVGQYESWLIPAAVILSVPLAILGAFAGLHAIGLPLNLYGQIGLVLLVGMSAKTAILIVEFAKQLRDQEHVPIAEAAGQAASIRFRAVLMTGFSFILGVLPLILASGAGAASRVSLGTVVFYGMIASAIFGTLMVPAAYAAIQHAREFGKKRVSGA; encoded by the coding sequence ATGATTTCCACGACGTTCATCAAGCGACCCAAGCTGGCGATGGTCATCGCCGTCGTCACCGTCATGTGCGGGCTGATTGCCATTCCGCTGTTGCCGGTTGGTGAGTTTCCGAACATCACGCCGCCCCAGGTGACCGTATCGGCCAGTTACCCGGGCGCCAACGCGCAGACCGTGATTGACGCCGTCGCCGGCCCCATCGAGCAGGAAGTCAACGGCGTGGAGAACATGATCTACATGCAATCCACGGCGTCAAACAGCGGAAACTACTCGCTGTCGGTCACGTTCGAGTACGGCACCGACCCGGACCTGGCGCAGGTCAACGTCCAGAACCGGGTCGACCAGGCGTTGCGACTCCTGCCCGAAGAGGTCTCGCAGGGCGGCGTGCGCGTGCAGAAGCAATCGACCGACATGCTGATGGTGATCAACGTCTTCTCCCCCGAAGGCACGCTGACACCCGAGTTCATTTCCAACTATTCGAAGATCAACGTGTCCGATGTCCTGGCCCGGATCAATGGCATTTCTGCGGCCAACAACCTGGGCTCGCTGGATTTCGCCATGCGCGTCTGGCTGAACCCGGACCGCATGGCCTCGCTGGGACTGGCGACCGAGGACGTGGTCGCGGCAATCCGCGAGCAGAACCTGGTGGTAGCGGCCGGCCAGGTGGGTGCGCCCCCGGCGCCCAAGGGGCAGCAGTTCCAGTACACCATCACCACCCGTGGCCGCCTGGCCAGCGTGGAGGAGTTCGAACAGATTGTCGTCCGCGCCGGTGGCGAGGCCCGCATCGTCTACCTGAAAGACATCGCCCGCATTGAACTGGGCGCGCAGAGCTATGCCGCGGTGGGTGAACTGGACGGGCAGTCCGCCGCCGTTATCGCCGTCTACAAACTGCCCGAGGCCAATGCACTGGCGGTGGCGGACGACATCCGCAGCAAGCTGGATGAATTGTCACAGACCTTCCCCGAAGACCTCGACTACGCCGTTCTTTACGACACCACACGCTACGTTTCGATCTCCATCAAGGAGGTCGTGGTCACGCTGCTGCAGGCCGTCGCGCTGGTGATCCTGGTGGTGTTCCTTTTCCTGGGTAACTGGCGCGCGACGCTGGTTCCCGCGGTCACGATCCCGGTGTCGCTGATCGGCACCTTCGCGGTGCTGCTGGCCATGGGCATGAGCATCAACACGGTATCCCTGTTTGGCCTGATCCTGGCCATCGGCGTGGTGGTGGACGATGCCATCATCGTCATCGAGAACGTTGAGCGGCATATCGCCGAGGGCAAGTCCGCCTTCGACGCCGCGATGATCTCGATGAAGGAGGTGACCGGCCCCATCGTGGCCACCACCCTGGTGCTGTTCGCCGTGTTCGTGCCGGTTACATTGATGCCGGGCATTTCCGGGTCGCTGTACCGGCAGTTTGCGATCACCATCCTGGTCGCCGTCTTCATTTCCTCCATCAACGCCCTGACACTGAGCCCGGCGCTGTCGGCCCTGATCCTGAAACATCGCGAGGAGCCCAAGGGTTTCCTCGGTGCCGTGGCACGGTTGATCGACCGCACGACGCACCGCTACCGCTCCATCGTTGACATCAGTGTACGCCGGCTGGGGCTCACCATCGCCGTCTACCTGGTGCTGGTCGGTGGCATTGTCTGGATGCTGACCACGCTGCCATCGGGTTTTGTGCCTGATGAAGACAAGGGCGCGTTCATGGTCGACATCCAGTTGCCCGACGCCGCGTCGCTGGAGCGAACCGGCGGCGTGGTTGAACGGGTCAGCGAGATTCTCGAAGGCGACCCGGAAGTGCAGCACGTGATCGCTGTGAAAGGCTACTCACTGCTCAAGGGTGTGGCCGCCAGCAACGGCGCCATGGCCATCGTGGTGCTCAGGGACTGGGAACAGCGGCCGCGTGCCGACCAGTCACAGGCCGCCGTCGCCAACCGCATGCGCGGCCGCCTGCTGGCCATCCCGGACGCCATGGTGACCGTGTTCTCGCCGCCCGCCCTGCCCGGTGTCGGCGCGGTCTCCGGCGTCGACTACCGCCTGCTCGACCAGCTTGGACGACCCGCCAGCGACCTGGCCGGTGTGGCGGGGACCATCGTCACACAGGCCAACCAGGCGCCTGAAATCGGCATGGCGTTCTCGACCTTCCGGGCCGGCATCCCGCTGATCGAGGTCGAGGCCGACCGGGTCAAGGCCAAGGACCAGGGCATCGCCCTGGCGAACCTGTACGGCACCCTGCAGGCGATGCTGGGCTCGCTCTACGTCAACGACTTCAACCTGTATGGACGAACATTCCGCGTCATGATCCAGGCGGACGCGGAGTTCCGTGACGAGGAAAACGACATTTCCCGGATCTTTGTCCGTAACAATGACGGCGAAATGGTGCCGCTGTCGACGCTGGTGAGCACCGACTACACCATCGGCCCCGAGACGCTGAACCGCTACAACCTGTTCAACTCGGTCACCATTAATGCCATGCCCGCCCCGGGTTACAGCGAGTCCGACGTCATTGGCGCCCTCGAGCGTATATCGGCAAGCGCGCTACCTTCCGGCTACACCTACGACTGGTCCGGCATGACCTTCCAGTCACTGGAAGCCGGCAACCTGGCACCCATCATTTTCAGCCTGGCGCTGGTGTTCGTTTACCTGTTCCTGGTGGGCCAGTACGAGAGCTGGCTGATCCCGGCGGCCGTGATCCTTTCCGTGCCGCTGGCAATACTCGGCGCGTTCGCCGGCCTGCATGCCATCGGCCTGCCGCTGAACCTTTACGGCCAGATCGGCCTGGTGTTACTGGTCGGCATGTCGGCGAAGACGGCCATCCTGATCGTCGAGTTTGCGAAGCAGTTACGGGACCAGGAGCACGTGCCCATCGCCGAGGCTGCCGGCCAGGCCGCATCGATCCGTTTCCGCGCCGTGCTGATGACGGGCTTCTCGTTTATCCTCGGCGTGCTGCCCCTGATCCTGGCCAGCGGCGCCGGCGCCGCCTCGCGAGTTTCCCTGGGCACCGTGGTGTTTTATGGCATGATCGCATCCGCGATTTTCGGCACGCTCATGGTGCCGGCCGCGTACGCGGCCATCCAGCATGCGCGTGAATTCGGCAAGAAACGGGTGAGTGGCGCATAA
- a CDS encoding TetR/AcrR family transcriptional regulator → MQNPESPKYQQQRLAAIRAAATVFAHKGYHGASTGDIAEAMGIKQGSLYYYFKSKEEALAEVCLYGISDYVQRMEEIAASRQPFEARLLATVTSHLSSYREKNEALKVHNDERLYLPELKRRKLKKMGSRYRELLEGIFEDAVRDGAIRPNLDCHFAAQSVIGICNAWGDLIVRDAELDVFEVIRKCTDLLLNGLVDHDHDRAG, encoded by the coding sequence GTGCAAAACCCGGAGTCACCCAAGTACCAGCAACAACGTCTGGCTGCCATTCGTGCGGCTGCGACGGTGTTCGCGCACAAGGGTTACCACGGGGCCAGCACCGGCGACATCGCCGAGGCGATGGGCATCAAGCAGGGCAGCCTCTACTACTACTTCAAGTCGAAGGAAGAGGCGCTGGCCGAAGTCTGCCTGTACGGCATCAGCGACTACGTCCAGCGGATGGAGGAGATCGCCGCCAGCCGCCAGCCTTTCGAGGCGCGCCTGCTGGCCACCGTGACCTCGCACCTGTCGAGCTACCGGGAAAAGAACGAGGCGCTGAAGGTGCATAACGACGAGCGCCTTTACCTGCCGGAACTGAAGCGGCGCAAACTGAAGAAGATGGGCAGCCGTTACCGCGAACTGCTGGAAGGCATTTTCGAGGACGCGGTGCGCGACGGCGCGATCCGGCCAAACCTGGACTGCCATTTCGCCGCGCAATCGGTGATCGGCATCTGTAATGCCTGGGGCGACCTGATCGTCCGCGACGCGGAGCTCGATGTATTCGAGGTCATCCGCAAGTGCACCGACCTGCTGCTGAACGGCCTGGTCGACCACGACCACGACCGCGCCGGCTGA
- a CDS encoding efflux RND transporter periplasmic adaptor subunit — protein MRRVITLVILAPLTALLMACGEEAAPPQAPPPAVQTVTIAPEQVATVFEYVARTRAQEDAQIRARISGTIIERNFEEGQAVNEGDLLFRIDPRPYQAALNSAQATLARAESAAQVAERNLERGLQLVDSGFISKAEMDQLEGERDSTRAALEEARAVVQKAEIDLGFTEIQAPFSGTAGRSELSIGDLVNPTSDALVTLVQLDPMLVDFDVTEQALADAFKVNQERQARGEPPVRYTPELKLPNGEIFPEEGTINYADNRVNPGTGTVTVTAGFPNPRGILLPGQFVRVELQRGDPTPGLLVPQPAVLTDMQGQYVFVVDDSDTVVRKNVSLGQRDGTRLVVESGLEEGDRVIVYGIQKVRVGMQVTATDIEAQP, from the coding sequence ATGCGCCGCGTCATCACACTCGTCATTCTCGCCCCACTCACGGCCCTGCTCATGGCCTGCGGCGAAGAAGCCGCGCCACCCCAGGCGCCACCACCGGCCGTGCAGACCGTGACCATCGCGCCGGAACAGGTCGCGACGGTATTCGAATATGTCGCGCGCACACGGGCGCAGGAAGACGCTCAGATCCGCGCGCGCATCAGCGGCACCATCATTGAGCGCAATTTCGAGGAAGGCCAGGCGGTCAACGAGGGGGACCTGCTGTTTCGCATCGACCCGCGCCCTTACCAGGCGGCCCTGAATTCCGCGCAAGCGACGCTGGCCCGCGCAGAGTCCGCCGCCCAGGTGGCCGAACGCAACCTGGAGCGAGGCCTGCAACTGGTCGACAGCGGTTTCATCAGCAAGGCTGAAATGGACCAGCTCGAGGGTGAGCGCGACTCGACCCGTGCGGCGCTCGAGGAGGCCAGGGCCGTGGTGCAAAAGGCGGAAATCGACCTGGGGTTCACCGAGATCCAGGCACCCTTCTCCGGCACCGCCGGGCGCTCCGAACTGAGCATTGGCGACCTGGTCAACCCAACGTCTGACGCGCTGGTCACACTGGTGCAACTCGACCCGATGCTGGTTGATTTCGATGTCACCGAACAGGCCCTGGCGGATGCCTTCAAGGTCAACCAGGAGCGCCAGGCACGTGGTGAGCCGCCGGTCAGGTATACCCCGGAACTGAAACTGCCCAACGGCGAGATTTTCCCGGAGGAAGGCACCATCAACTACGCCGACAACCGGGTCAACCCGGGCACCGGCACGGTGACCGTGACCGCGGGTTTCCCCAATCCACGCGGCATCCTGCTACCGGGCCAGTTCGTCCGCGTTGAACTGCAGCGCGGCGATCCCACACCCGGATTGCTGGTGCCGCAGCCCGCCGTGCTCACCGACATGCAGGGGCAGTACGTCTTCGTCGTCGATGACAGCGATACCGTTGTGCGGAAGAACGTCTCCCTGGGGCAACGCGACGGCACCCGACTGGTGGTTGAATCGGGACTGGAAGAAGGTGACCGCGTCATTGTCTACGGCATCCAGAAGGTACGCGTGGGCATGCAGGTCACGGCGACCGACATCGAAGCACAACCCTGA
- a CDS encoding winged helix-turn-helix domain-containing tetratricopeptide repeat protein has protein sequence MSSECYRIGGVILNAGTQEVRRAGVTVPLPPLSFQLLLMLARNAPNVVTTRELEAEVWSGVVVDRGTINKRVVLVRNALRDAGCIQDYIAVVRGTGYRLAVQVEAVDCSAMDTTEAIEEIPVAEPEVALPAQPSSVDRPFWTWVAVAAVVFVLVVMGYWSVMHSHDDVAPESGSPVAIELSAPYSVAILPFEVHGSEPGGAELAASAAMEIEQRLSAVEGLEVLLPEEGEYAAVSSAPAIDLGARLGVDSIIRGVVHPYDDRLVLVLNQEDARTGQVLWARSFDRPVEALPALMEDVVRNVVQQGGASESHHGDVTSVTQNIPAFSHYLAGRALMNDRMNTGLDGISEAQARFDEAIRLDPTYLQAHVALAASHFLLAAYDDPANKNEHLARAESSARYALEMEPASSDALGVLAAVMASQGEASQAASLYERAYELGGRDTNVLHWHAMLFNSMGYFEPLVPMLETAWQDDPLSPLLACSLAGTLTLAGHPEDAIQILIGMPRFDRRDLILGLASLYLGDFDNARQMFSGLQVRNGELSAEYANLLVDAFEYPLRRETVESGMVEEAHEGRLDPYLAFEILMLMGSPRAFDLEIDYGNSDFGYRMPEEIWSNWGVELRRDPRFKGWVRQLGYDRYWRKFGWPDRCKPTGRDDFECV, from the coding sequence GTGTCGTCGGAGTGCTACCGGATCGGTGGTGTGATTTTGAACGCCGGCACGCAGGAGGTCAGGCGGGCCGGTGTCACCGTGCCATTGCCTCCCCTGTCATTCCAATTGCTGCTGATGTTGGCGCGAAATGCGCCCAACGTGGTGACAACACGCGAGCTCGAGGCCGAGGTCTGGAGTGGCGTCGTTGTCGATCGCGGCACCATCAACAAGCGTGTCGTGCTGGTTCGCAATGCATTGCGGGATGCGGGCTGTATCCAGGACTACATCGCGGTCGTTCGTGGTACCGGGTATCGGCTGGCCGTGCAGGTGGAAGCGGTGGACTGCTCAGCCATGGACACCACCGAGGCCATCGAGGAAATACCGGTGGCGGAGCCCGAAGTGGCGTTGCCCGCCCAGCCAAGTTCCGTCGACCGGCCGTTCTGGACCTGGGTGGCCGTGGCCGCAGTGGTGTTTGTGCTGGTGGTCATGGGTTATTGGTCCGTCATGCACTCCCACGATGATGTTGCGCCTGAGTCTGGCAGCCCCGTTGCGATCGAACTATCCGCGCCCTATTCAGTCGCCATCCTGCCTTTCGAGGTCCACGGCAGCGAGCCGGGTGGTGCGGAGCTTGCAGCCAGCGCGGCGATGGAGATCGAACAGCGCCTGTCAGCCGTTGAAGGTCTTGAAGTCCTGTTGCCGGAAGAAGGGGAATACGCGGCGGTAAGCAGTGCGCCCGCCATTGACCTGGGGGCGCGCCTGGGGGTCGATTCCATCATTCGCGGCGTCGTTCATCCCTACGACGACAGGCTGGTACTGGTGTTGAACCAGGAAGATGCTCGCACGGGGCAGGTGTTATGGGCACGCAGTTTTGACCGCCCGGTCGAGGCCTTACCGGCCCTGATGGAAGATGTCGTTCGCAACGTGGTCCAGCAGGGGGGCGCGTCCGAGAGCCATCATGGTGATGTGACCTCGGTGACGCAGAACATTCCGGCGTTTTCGCATTACCTTGCAGGGCGTGCGCTGATGAATGACCGCATGAACACCGGGCTCGACGGCATAAGCGAGGCACAGGCCAGGTTTGACGAGGCCATCAGGCTCGACCCCACTTACCTGCAGGCGCACGTCGCGCTTGCGGCGAGCCATTTCCTGCTGGCGGCCTACGATGACCCTGCCAACAAAAACGAGCACCTGGCCAGGGCCGAGAGCAGTGCCCGCTACGCGCTGGAAATGGAACCGGCTTCGTCCGATGCACTGGGCGTGCTGGCGGCCGTCATGGCCAGCCAGGGGGAAGCCAGCCAGGCCGCCAGCCTTTACGAACGCGCCTACGAGCTGGGCGGCCGCGATACCAACGTGCTGCACTGGCACGCCATGCTGTTCAACAGCATGGGCTACTTCGAACCCCTGGTGCCGATGCTGGAAACGGCCTGGCAGGATGATCCGCTAAGCCCGTTGCTGGCCTGCTCACTCGCGGGCACGCTGACACTGGCCGGTCACCCCGAGGATGCCATCCAGATTCTCATTGGCATGCCGCGGTTTGACCGTCGCGACCTGATCCTGGGCCTGGCCAGCCTGTACCTGGGTGATTTCGACAACGCCCGGCAAATGTTCTCCGGGCTGCAGGTCCGTAATGGTGAACTGTCGGCCGAGTATGCCAACCTGCTGGTCGACGCGTTCGAATATCCCTTGCGCCGTGAAACGGTGGAATCGGGTATGGTCGAGGAAGCCCATGAAGGCCGGCTGGACCCCTACCTGGCCTTTGAAATCCTCATGCTGATGGGCTCACCGCGAGCCTTCGACCTGGAAATCGATTACGGGAACAGCGACTTCGGATACCGGATGCCGGAGGAAATCTGGAGCAACTGGGGGGTCGAGTTGCGGCGCGATCCGCGCTTCAAGGGCTGGGTGCGTCAACTGGGCTACGACCGCTACTGGAGAAAGTTCGGTTGGCCGGACCGCTGCAAACCCACCGGGCGCGACGATTTCGAGTGCGTCTGA
- a CDS encoding 2Fe-2S iron-sulfur cluster-binding protein — protein MINLNVKDRDGQSHTITAQAGDTLMEALRDQPWGVAAVCGGMCSCATCHVFIDEAWLAQLPPRDVDEEDLVDMLEFEAPNSRLSCQLRLGEQHDGLQLELAPEE, from the coding sequence TTGATCAACCTGAATGTGAAAGACCGCGACGGCCAGTCGCACACTATCACCGCCCAGGCGGGCGACACCCTGATGGAAGCCCTGCGCGACCAGCCCTGGGGCGTGGCCGCGGTCTGCGGCGGCATGTGCTCCTGCGCCACCTGCCATGTCTTTATCGACGAGGCCTGGCTGGCCCAGCTTCCGCCCCGCGATGTCGACGAGGAAGACCTGGTCGACATGCTGGAATTCGAGGCCCCGAATTCGCGGCTCAGCTGCCAGCTCCGGCTGGGCGAGCAGCACGACGGGCTGCAGCTGGAACTGGCGCCGGAAGAGTAG
- a CDS encoding efflux RND transporter periplasmic adaptor subunit — protein MKKFIKVSAPILVLLAGFVIVKVLADMRPEPEKNEEAQRLVSLYVDEVRSENVRVDVSTQGEVRPKTEIDLIPQVSGRIVAMSEQFNEGAEFLPGAMLLKIDDTDYRLALVRAEARVAEAKTELQRQQATRAIKEAEWKEDRQRGGVPTSFALNQTQVEQAEAMLAAAEADLSKARLDLERTEIAVPFRGRVRTRNVGIGQYVAAGQALGRVFSIDTVEIRLPLTDNQLVELNLPLGYMAGDMATAPRVDFSATLGNREYHWPGHIVRVNAAVDNDTRLIYAIAEVVDPYGAAAIDGMPMAVGLFVNAGIDAVSERQAYVMPRLALRNQDKVYVINEDNRLEIRTVEVLSTSEDRVLVTAGVDSGDRVVTSTLPNAVDGMEVEPLTRDAAAQEG, from the coding sequence GTGAAAAAGTTCATCAAGGTATCCGCGCCGATACTGGTTCTGCTCGCGGGCTTCGTGATCGTCAAGGTGCTGGCCGATATGCGGCCGGAGCCGGAGAAAAACGAGGAAGCGCAGCGGCTGGTCTCACTTTATGTCGATGAAGTCCGCTCCGAGAATGTCCGGGTTGACGTATCGACCCAGGGCGAAGTCCGTCCCAAGACCGAGATCGACCTGATCCCGCAGGTCTCCGGGCGAATCGTCGCCATGTCTGAGCAGTTCAACGAGGGCGCCGAGTTCCTGCCGGGCGCCATGTTGCTGAAAATCGACGACACCGATTACCGGCTGGCGCTGGTCCGTGCCGAGGCCCGCGTCGCCGAGGCGAAGACCGAGCTGCAGCGCCAGCAGGCCACCCGCGCCATCAAGGAAGCGGAGTGGAAGGAAGATCGCCAGCGCGGTGGTGTTCCGACATCATTCGCGCTTAACCAGACCCAGGTGGAACAGGCCGAGGCCATGCTGGCGGCCGCCGAGGCCGACCTGAGCAAGGCGCGGCTGGACCTGGAGCGCACCGAGATTGCCGTGCCTTTCCGGGGGCGGGTACGCACGCGCAATGTCGGCATCGGCCAGTATGTCGCCGCCGGCCAGGCCCTGGGACGGGTGTTTTCCATTGACACCGTCGAGATACGCCTGCCGCTGACCGACAACCAACTGGTGGAGTTGAACCTGCCTCTGGGTTACATGGCCGGTGACATGGCCACGGCGCCACGCGTCGACTTCAGTGCCACGCTCGGCAACCGCGAATACCACTGGCCGGGCCATATTGTCCGCGTCAACGCGGCGGTCGATAACGACACCCGCCTGATCTACGCCATCGCCGAGGTGGTCGACCCATACGGCGCGGCCGCGATCGACGGCATGCCAATGGCGGTGGGCCTGTTCGTCAATGCCGGCATCGATGCCGTCAGCGAGCGCCAGGCCTATGTCATGCCGCGCCTGGCGCTGCGCAACCAGGACAAGGTCTACGTGATCAACGAAGACAATCGCCTGGAAATCCGTACCGTGGAAGTGCTGTCCACGTCCGAGGACCGCGTGCTGGTGACCGCGGGCGTCGACAGCGGCGACCGCGTCGTGACATCGACCTTGCCCAACGCGGTCGATGGCATGGAAGTGGAGCCGCTGACCCGCGACGCCGCCGCCCAGGAGGGCTGA